The DNA segment CTCTGGCCATTGTACAGTTATGGTGGAAGTTGAGGACACCAACGATAATGTTCCAGTAATGGAATTCAAGTCCCTGTCACTCCCAATCAGAGAAGACGCTCCACTAGGCACGGTCATCGCCTTGATCAGCGTGCATGACCTCGATTCTGGTGCCAACGGGCAGGTGACCTGCACCCTGTCACCCCATGTCCCCTTCAAGCTGGTGTCCACCTTCAAGAATTACTATTCGCTGGTGCTGGACAGCGCGCTGGACCGCGAGAGCGTGTCGGACTATGCTCTAGTAGTGACAGCACGGGACGGGGGCTCGCCTTCGCTGTCGGCCACGGCCAGCGTGTCCGTGGAAGTGGCCGACGTGAACGACAACGCGCCGACATTCGCGCAGGCCGAGTACACGGTGTTCGTGAAGGAGAACAACCCTCCCGGCTGCCACATCTTCACGGTGTCCGCGCGGGACGCGGACGCGCAGGAGAACGCGCTGGTGTCCTACTCGCTGGTGGAGCGGCGGGTGGGCGAGCGTGCGCTGTCGAGCTACGTGTCGGTGCACGCGGAGAGCGGCAAGGTGTACGCGCTGCAGCCGCTGGACCACGAGGAGCTGGAGCTGCTGCAGTTCCAAGTGAGCGCGCGCGACGCGGGCGTGCCCCCGCTGGGCAGCAACGTGACGCTGCAGGTGTTCGTGCTGGACGAGAACGACAACGCGCCCGCGCTGCTGCCGCTGCCtggggcgggcggcgcgggcggcgccGTGAGCGAGCTGGTGTGGCGGTCGGTGGGTGCGGGCCACGTGGTGGCGAAGGTGCGCGCGGTGGACGCGGACTCGGGCTACAACGCGTGGCTGTCGTACGAGCTGCAGCCGGCGGCGGGTGGCGCGCGCAGCCCGTTCCGCGTGGCGCTGTACACGGGCGAGATCAGCACGACGCGCAGCCTGGACGAGGCGGACTCGCCGCGCCAGCGCCTGCTGGTGCTGGTGAGGGACCACGGCGAGCCGGCGCTGACGGCCACGGCCACCGTGCTGCTGTCGCTGGTGGAGAGCGGCCAGGCGCCCAAGGCCTCGTCGCGGGTGTTGGCGGGCGCCGCTGGCGCGGAGACGGCGCTGGTGGATGTCAACGTGTACCTGATCATCGCCATCTGCGCGGTGTCCAGCCTGCTGGTGCTCACGCTGCTGCTGTACGTGGCGCTGCGGTGCTCGGCGCCGCCCAGCGAGGGCGCGTGCGGGCCGGGGAAGCCCACGCTGGTGTGTTCCAGCGCGGTGGGGAGCTGGTCGTACTCGCAGCAGAGGCGGCAGAGGGTGTGCTCTGGGGAGGGTCCGCCCAAGACCGACCTCATGGCCTTTAGTCCCAGTGTACCTGACTCTAGGGACAGAGAGGATCTGCAGCCAGCAACTGGAGATTCCCTTTCAAAGGttagttttaaatatcttttagttgACCtgaattatttaaagttttactttCCTTTATTCTATCAATTTCttcctaattaaaaaatgtttacagtgaAATTTCTCTGACATGCTTCTTCACTTGTTTTGTACCCAGTTTAGCTAATATCTTTTAGAATTATAGGACCCCAAGGCAATATATGTTGTCTTCATTATTcaatgcatatttatataattaatgttataaattttgtGCTTACCATCTtcactatttatttttagttgtaaTCAACACTTGAGAGaaccttttcctttcatttgccTATAATACATTGAAAAGTGCCCAGATATAATAATATAACTCAATCAATTATTTGAAAgtgaaacttttatttcttctgttctctggCACAGAGAACAAACCCAAGCTTCTTGTTAGTTCTCTGGCAACGCTTGTGATGTGTGTGGCTCACAGGCCTTCCCGGGGATTGTGACTCAGGCTTCTGACCAGATGCTGCTTCTGTCTGGCCCCCTGCGCTTAAGGTTATCTCTGTCCAGGATCGGtctgttggtatttttttaatgtttctttttaagtgttatttatttttgagagagagaaacagagtgtgaggggggaggaacagggagagagggagacacagcctccCGTTCTACTTAAGAAGCTACTTAAATTTGGGGCaccatctgacttctgcttaggtcctgatctcatggttcatctctctctctctctgctcctcgtgggattctctctctctgcccctcactcacttgcatcctctttctctctcaaaaaacaaagctACTTAAATGAACCTCCAAAAtaacttttccttatttctccccAAATGTAGCCAGTTTTAACTCTATAACTGTTACTAGTTTTTACCTGTTTCCTGTGCTTTATCTAAATATAATTGCACAAAATGTgttatgtgtgtgcctgtgtttgtGTGTTCTTCATATTTATCATTCATCATTCTCTGGAATCATGCATATTGCTGTGTGTAGTTGGAgttcatttaatttgttttctctccagTAGTTTATGACTATATTATGAGTAATTTTCCCATTGTTGAGCATTTTGAATTGTTTCTCCTTTATGTCTGCTTCAAATAATACTATCATAAATATATTCcaaaattttggggtgcctgggtggctcactcagttgagcgactgactctggatcttggctcaggtcatgattttacggttcatgggtttgagccctgcatcctcacggagcctgcttggaattctgtcctctctgcccctcacctgcttgtgctctctctctctcaaaataaataaataaacttaaaaaatattttcagtgcccATGTACACAGAATTGAAattagaacataaaatatttgcatagattcatctttaatatacaaaacagattttccaaatgtttttttatccatttacacTGTGCTAACAGTGTATTGCTCTACATCATCTCCCTAATTGGGCATTGTCAGGTTGTCTATGTAGTTGCTATTTTGCTGGGTGTGTTTAGTATTTCCATGTTGTGTTTCCTGATTTATAAATGAGGTCGAGCACCTGTTTGTATTATTATTGGCCATTTTATATCTTATGTATACAATTGCTGTTTGAGTCTCTGCCTATTTTTCTATTGTGTTGCATTTTCGCTTGCTTTTTGAAAATTtcgtatattctggatataacaACTTTCTTGCTTTTGCATTCTTCTcctcttcattattttatcttttggtaaatagaaattttaaatttcagttaagttcaatttatcaatcttttcatttttattctatgtCATGTAGATAAtttctttgttatgttttgtttcattgttcaCATAAGATATACAtccttttttgaatttttttgtcttttgtgacaTAGGGGTCAAGATTAATTTTCCCCAATGACATTCAACTGAAAcagcaccatttcttaaaaatgaattccaCGTTTTGATAAAATATCCATTATATGGGTATgatcttttttgttctatttttttttaatttttttaatgtttatttatttctgaggcagagagagacagagcatgagtgggggagggtcagagagagagggagacacagaatcagaagcaggctccaggctctgagctggcagcacagagcccgatgtcaggcttgaactaacaaaccgtgagatcatgacctgagccggtcggtcgctcaaccaactgagccacccaggcgcccctgttctaatttttttgacttaaaaacattttttttacatcaatGCCATGTTACCTCTTCCATTTCCACctaaatttgtatataaatttcATAAGAACAATTTGGTGAGGTTTTTATTTGGATTGCATTAAGTCTATTTAGAAATGTGAAGCATGTTGACATCTTTACAAAAATGAGTCAATTCATGAGCATGGTCTATTTATCTAAATAAtcttaatatttcttaataattcttaatgtttcttaatatttcaCAATTTTCTGTATAGAGGTCCTTTACATATTTCACTAGATTTATTTTTAGCTATTGACATTGGTAATCATGATAGATATCAGCTCtaagttaaattttattctgtttaataATGGCACATGTGGATGTAtggtgtggtttgtttttgtttttgtttttgttttaatgtttattttgagagagagagaaagagtgagagtgagtgtgggggagggattgagagggaggaaaagagagaatcccaagaaaactCCACACTGTCAAGGCAGAGGCCAACATGGAACTTGATgtcttgaacccatgagatcatgacctaagccaaagtcagactcttaaccgactgaaccactcaggtgcccctaggataattttttagtaattaatttttttgtcaaatttggTGCAGCagcataaattatttataaatctcTAAAAGACTGCTTCAACTTCATCTGTTATTTTTGGGCAGTGTGGTAGACTTTTGTAAACTTTTACAAATAGGAGAGAAATATagcttaataaaattttattctggaggatttttttagtgtttatttttgaaggagagagggacagagcatgagcgggggaggggcagagagagaggaagacacagaatactAAGTGTGCtccccggctctgagctgtcagcacagagcctgatgcagggcttgaattcaccagccatgagatcatgacctgagcctaagtcggacccttaactgactgagccacccaggtgcctctattctGGAGTTTTGTAGGCAATGAATGATATCTAGACTCCaatgcaaaattaaattttctagTGTAACATCTTCCTGAATGCTTCCCATTATATTAAGTAGAGATACCTCAAAACTCTATCTGGTTTTCTTAACCTAAATTCATTGTCAAGGAAggagttttctttctgtatcaaGGTTTAAATATAACTAAAATTTTTAGAGAAACTAGCAAATGAAAGGATCAGTTAATAAGGTAACCTATAATATTTGATTGAAATAATGGTTTGGAAAAAGATCTAAAGAATTTTCTTTACCTGTGGTGTTGTCTATGGAATTAAGAGCAGAGAGTCTATAACTATTGAGAACTTAACCACCCGAAAGAGATGAGTATTGAAAGACAAATGCAAGGCGATAATCCAAAAACTTAGTATTTTTGAACAGATGTGAAGATGGATGTCAAGAGTCTTGTTTTCCCCTGAAATTTctctatgaaaaaaatcacaaactaaAAGAAGCATATGATACTGTTGAtgccattttttcctttgtgtatactttcaaaatatttaaatatatactgaaaataCTCTATAAATTACCATGCATACATAGTTAACATCACACTGTCAGTTTGACTGTTAAATACTTgacatttactttttcaaaagtaaatctatttataatatatttttggaGTTTCACATCAGTCATGGTTCTATAATAGAAGGTAAATCAACCTTAACCTGATATTTTCAACATActtgttatcattttttttttggttttttacttttgtatattaaacTGTTTTCAAATTATCATTATCAGGAACAGATAAGTAatcttgaaaatttaaatttctttagtgtTTGGGTGATCTGAGGGCTGAGAGAAAAGCCATGTTAGTAGAGAATAAGAACTTTTGAAAAACTAAAGGGAATGGTAAATGTACtgttaaatattatataagaaCTGTATCCAGTAACATTATCCTGTATCTTTACTACTTTGAACACTGGGAAGCAATTGTATTTCAAATGACTTTGTATTTTCTACTAAATTcttatttatcttctattttttgtattatatttttccacatttgttttatactttgacCCAAAAATAATACTTCAAGTCTCATATATCACTTAAACCAAACCTAAGGAACAAATTTGGGGTTTATGCTTTATATATACAAGGATCAAATAATAGAATTATTGATCCCCTGGACCCTATGTCTTCATAGGTAAGgcgtattttttaatatttatggaattCTAGGGAGTATATATACAAGCAGAAGTTTAAATACTTTTTCAGTGGAAAAAATTGGCGACATTTTCTTTTGGGACATTTCCTTCTGACCATATTTATAAGTAAGTCCAAGTGGTATCATGCAGCAGATGAACTGGATGAttaaaaagagatgaaattaACATAGAATTAGTCCAGTTAATAATGTGAtttctatcttttaatttttactggAACCCACACTTTTTATGGAGTAGTGTATCCACAAACAATATTAGTAGTTTGATTTGCTGCATAAAAGCAAAGATATGTGCTTTCACAATTTGTATCAACTGTGACTTATCAGGAATGCAAGCTGAAGAAATGCTGCCTAGATGCATCTAATTCAAAAAATGGTGTCAAGATGTTGACCAAGTCATGCTATGATTTTGgtctctagaaaatgcaaatctccaaattatgattttttttagtcAGCAGTTAAAAGTAAGTGATatatagagaaattaaagaaatggatttttaaCAATTTGAATATCAGACTTCCAAAAGGGAACTCAGACAAGAATGCTATTCAAATAGCTTGTTACGTTGAAAATAACAAGTCAATATTAAATACTGCAAATAGGAATATAAATGTTTCATGAGTAATGTAGAAGTAGTTACAAACATCCcatcaaaataatagaaaacactcaagaaatttcacaagatatatttaaatatgcaaataaatgaaaaactaaagcTTTTAAAGTTAGTTAGGAATTCTATAAAGAATAGACCAATACAAATTACTCTAGTAAACATTGGTGTGGCATGATTAAAGTAGAATGGATTTTgcaatattttaatgaaaactgaTACCCTTTATTGTAACATTAATGATACATTTTgattagagagaaggaaaataaagaattcctAAGAGTCAttgaaatttggaaatatttaacgAATGGAAACAAAGCATAACAAAGTAAAAGCTCACCCTTCCGTCCACATGATGGCGCTGGAAACCGCaagtttggtggtggtggttttttttttttttttcccccgaaaAGGAATACAGTGAGTTGATTTTCCttagacagaaaggaaaaaggccACTCCATTTTTTGCTCTGATGCTGAAGCTGAAAAGGtgagcaaataaaaaattatagcaaattGGAAATTATGTTTCCAAAAGCTATCGTGTGGTAGTGCAATAGACATTTGAAAATTGCAACGAATTTGCGATGGTATATTCTCAGAGGAGTCCAGGTTCCCGGCGCCTGCTGCTCTTGCTTCTGCTTCTTACAGCCTTGGAGGCAGGGAGTGGCCACGTCCACTACTCGATCCCTGAGGAGGTCAAACACGGCACCTTCGTGGGCCGCATCGCCCAGGACCTGGGGCTCGAGCTGGTGGAGCTAGTGCCACGCCTTTTCCGAGTGTCGTCCAAAGGTTATGGAGACCTTCTGGAAGTAAATCTGCAGAATGGCATTTTGTTTGTGAATTCTCGGATCGACCGGGAGGAGCTGTGTGGGCGGAACGCGGAGTGCAGCATCCACCTGGAGGTGATCGTAGACAGACCACTGCAGGTTTTCCATGTGGAAGTGGAGGTTAAGGACATTAACGACAACCCGCCCCGGTTCTTGCGTCGGGaacaaagattatttattttagagtcaAGAATAGTAGATTCCCGGTTTCCGCTAGAGGGCGCATCTGATATGGATGTCGGAGCAAACGCAGaattgaaatacaaattaaatcctAATGAATATTTTGACTTGGATGTTAAAACAAACgaagaagaaacaaacattttagagCTAGTATTGAAGAAAGCATTAGATAGAGAAGAAACCCAAGAACATCTTTTATTACTGACTGCAGTTGATGGAGGAAAACCTGAACTAACAGGTAGAGTTCAATTATTGATCAGTGTATTGGATGCGAATGATAATGCCCCAAAATTTGATAAATCAGTTTATAATATAAGATTATTAGAAAATGCACCGAATGGGACATTAGTTATTAAACTGAATGCCTCAGATGCAGATGACGGCATTAATAAGGAAATAGTGTACCTTTTTAGTAATCTTGTTCTTGATAATGTCAGATCTAAATTTATAATCGATTCAAATAGTGGGGAAATAACAGTTAAGGGAGAACTGGATTATGAAGACtgtaatttatatgaaattaatatTGATGCTGTAGATAGAAGTTCATTCCCATTAACTGGACACTGCAAAGTTATAGTAAAACTTCTGGATGAGAACGATAATACCCCAGAGATGGTCATAACTTCCATATCTCTGCCTGTTCAAGAAGACGCTTCACTGGGGACCGTCATTGCCCTGATCAGTCTGTCCGATCGCGACTCAGGTCCCAATGGGCAGGTGACCTGCACACTGTCACCCCATGTCCCCTTCAAGCTGGTGTCCACCTTCAAGAATTACTATTCGCTGGTGCTGGACAGCGCGCTGGACCGCGAGAGCGTGTCGGACTACGCTCTAGTAGTGACAGCACGGGACGGGGGCTCGCCTTCGCTGTCGGCCACGGCCAGCGTGTCCGTGGAAGTGGCCGACGTGAACGACAACGCGCCGACATTCGCGCAGGCCGAGTACACGGTGTTCGTGAAGGAGAACAACCCTCCCGGCTGCCACATCTTCACGGTGTCCGCGCGGGACGCGGACGCGCAGGAGAACGCGCTGGTGTCCTACTCG comes from the Prionailurus bengalensis isolate Pbe53 chromosome A1, Fcat_Pben_1.1_paternal_pri, whole genome shotgun sequence genome and includes:
- the LOC122488234 gene encoding protocadherin alpha-4-like, with the protein product MKTKHCGLEMEFSWASGQESKRLLLSLLFLAAWRAGSGQVHYSVPEEAKHGTFVGRIAQDLGLELAELVPRLFRVASKGQGDLLEVNLQNGILFVNSRIDREELCGRNLECSIHLEVIVDRPLQVFHVEVEVKDINDNPPVFPGTQKNLLMAESRPIDTRFPLEGASDADIRANAMLTYTLSPNEYFSLEKPSDDERVKRLGLLLRKSLDREEAPEIFLVLTATDGGKPELTGTVQLHIKVLDANDNAPAFDRTLYEVKVQENVSNGTLVMKLNASDLDEGSNADIIYSFSTDILPNVESKFHIDPITGEIMVKGYIDFEERKFYEILVEGIDKGQPPLSGHCTVMVEVEDTNDNVPVMEFKSLSLPIREDAPLGTVIALISVHDLDSGANGQVTCTLSPHVPFKLVSTFKNYYSLVLDSALDRESVSDYALVVTARDGGSPSLSATASVSVEVADVNDNAPTFAQAEYTVFVKENNPPGCHIFTVSARDADAQENALVSYSLVERRVGERALSSYVSVHAESGKVYALQPLDHEELELLQFQVSARDAGVPPLGSNVTLQVFVLDENDNAPALLPLPGAGGAGGAVSELVWRSVGAGHVVAKVRAVDADSGYNAWLSYELQPAAGGARSPFRVALYTGEISTTRSLDEADSPRQRLLVLVRDHGEPALTATATVLLSLVESGQAPKASSRVLAGAAGAETALVDVNVYLIIAICAVSSLLVLTLLLYVALRCSAPPSEGACGPGKPTLVCSSAVGSWSYSQQRRQRVCSGEGPPKTDLMAFSPSVPDSRDREDLQPATGDSLSKVSFKYLLVDLNYLKFYFPLFYQFLPN
- the LOC122488237 gene encoding protocadherin alpha-5-like, whose product is MVYSQRSPGSRRLLLLLLLLTALEAGSGHVHYSIPEEVKHGTFVGRIAQDLGLELVELVPRLFRVSSKGYGDLLEVNLQNGILFVNSRIDREELCGRNAECSIHLEVIVDRPLQVFHVEVEVKDINDNPPRFLRREQRLFILESRIVDSRFPLEGASDMDVGANAELKYKLNPNEYFDLDVKTNEEETNILELVLKKALDREETQEHLLLLTAVDGGKPELTGRVQLLISVLDANDNAPKFDKSVYNIRLLENAPNGTLVIKLNASDADDGINKEIVYLFSNLVLDNVRSKFIIDSNSGEITVKGELDYEDCNLYEINIDAVDRSSFPLTGHCKVIVKLLDENDNTPEMVITSISLPVQEDASLGTVIALISLSDRDSGPNGQVTCTLSPHVPFKLVSTFKNYYSLVLDSALDRESVSDYALVVTARDGGSPSLSATASVSVEVADVNDNAPTFAQAEYTVFVKENNPPGCHIFTVSARDADAQENALVSYSLVERRVGERALSSYVSVHAESGKVYALQPLDHEELELLQFQVSARDAGVPPLGSNVTLQVFVLDENDNAPALLPLPGAGGAVSELVWRSVGAGHVVAKVRAVDADSGYNAWLSYELQPAAGGARSPFRVALYTGEISTTRSLDEADSPRQRLLVLVRDHGEPALTATATVLLSLVESGQAPKASSRVLAGAAGAETALVDVNVYLIIAICAVSSLLVLTLLLYVALRCSAPPSEGACGPGKPTLVCSSAVGSWSYSQQRRQRVCSGEGPPKTDLMAFSPSLPQGPGSADIVSLKNIIHKNFR